One part of the Brevundimonas subvibrioides ATCC 15264 genome encodes these proteins:
- a CDS encoding hydrogen peroxide-inducible genes activator, whose amino-acid sequence MLPTLRQLQYLKLLSEHGSFSRAAEAAHVSQPALSSGVQELERVLGAPVVERTRGNVQLTAVGAEACRRAEDVLARTEDLVEAARNAGKPLSGRLRLGIIPTVAPFLLPATLPRLKDAYPALRLFIREDLTPRLIAGLKAGQLDCAVIALPYDAPGIEHARIGDDEILAVAPVGHALAAAGDIQPGALKAEDLILLEDGHCLRDQALAGIEMEAPRGEDVFAATSLHTLVQMISSGLGVSFLPAMAVRAGLADDKGVVIRHFAAEAPRREIVVAWRSGSSRAAEARLLAEAMRLD is encoded by the coding sequence ATGCTCCCCACCTTGCGTCAGCTTCAGTATCTGAAGCTTCTGTCCGAGCATGGATCGTTCAGCCGGGCGGCCGAGGCCGCGCACGTCAGCCAGCCCGCCCTGTCGTCCGGCGTCCAGGAACTGGAGCGCGTCCTGGGCGCGCCCGTCGTCGAACGCACGCGGGGCAATGTGCAGCTGACGGCCGTCGGAGCCGAGGCCTGTCGGCGGGCGGAGGACGTTCTGGCGCGGACCGAGGACCTGGTCGAGGCCGCCCGCAACGCCGGCAAGCCGCTGTCCGGGCGTCTCCGGCTGGGGATCATCCCGACCGTGGCCCCCTTCCTGCTGCCCGCGACCCTGCCCCGGCTCAAGGACGCCTATCCTGCCCTGCGTCTGTTTATCCGCGAGGACCTGACGCCGCGGCTGATCGCCGGGCTGAAGGCGGGCCAGCTGGACTGCGCGGTCATCGCCCTGCCCTATGACGCGCCCGGCATCGAACACGCCCGGATCGGCGACGACGAGATCCTGGCCGTCGCTCCCGTGGGTCATGCGCTGGCGGCGGCGGGTGACATCCAGCCGGGCGCGCTGAAGGCCGAGGACCTGATCCTGCTGGAGGACGGCCACTGTCTGCGCGACCAGGCTCTGGCCGGCATCGAAATGGAGGCACCGCGCGGCGAGGACGTCTTCGCCGCCACGTCGCTGCACACCCTGGTGCAGATGATCTCGTCAGGCCTCGGGGTGTCCTTCCTGCCCGCGATGGCGGTGCGCGCGGGCCTGGCCGACGACAAGGGGGTCGTCATCCGCCACTTCGCGGCCGAGGCCCCCAGACGCGAGATCGTCGTCGCCTGGCGTTCGGGCTCGAGCCGGGCGGCGGAAGCGCGCCTGCTGGCCGAGGCGATGCGGCTGGATTGA